The following nucleotide sequence is from Chlamydiota bacterium.
AATCGCACTTAAAAGTGACTCCTCCTTCATAAAGAGCAAGAAACAAGCATGAGATATTTTTCCTGATCTGAGCAATTCGAATTTTCTAAGGACCGAAAGGGCATCATCGGTTATTGGAGTATCTTTATTTTGATTAACTAGATGTATAAATTTATCTACTTTTTCTAAAGAAATATCTTCCATGGAATGGCTGGGATCTAAGTGGTAATCCCAGCTAGAATTAAAAGTTTGAAGATGGATTCTCACCACCTCATCAACCCCCATCACGTGATTTGAATTTTTAACCCGTTTATAATATCTCCCTCTAAACGAAACGGGTTTGACAGGATATTCTTCTATGCTAAAAATCAAAATTTCTTTACCAGAATAACTCAGAGTTTCAATATCTGGGAAAAGAGAAGGATTTGTTTTATTTTTAATTTCATTGATCCATCCTTGCAGGGTTTCTTGAACAATTTTAAGACCGCCGATTTTCCCGTCATCACTCACCCCTAGAAAAATCTTTCCTCCTTTTGTATTAGCAAATGCACAAAGGGTTTCGATCACTTCATCGCCAAAGTTCTTTTTGAATTCAATACTTTGGGATTCTCCCATTCTTAAAATATTTTTTATCTTTTTTATATCCATAAAAAATTCTATTTTATTTCGATTCTTGACTTAAATATGCCTCTAACCCCACCTGCCAAAGCCTCATAAAATATCCCTCTCCTTCAAGTTTAGCATTTGAAAGAACAGAATAGGAAGGTCTTTGGGTAGGGGAAGGAAATTCTTCTGATTGAACAGGCTTCACGGGGACATTTCCTAAACCTGCTCTTTTTAAAATCTGGACTGCAAATTCATACCAACTGCATACACCGCTATTCGTGATATGGAAAACCCCTCGAATGCCTCCTTTTATAAGGAAGCAAAGGGCTTTTGCCAAATCCAGGGAATAAGTTGGAGAACCTATTTGATCTGTGACGACCTTGAGTTCTTTTTGAGAATCGAGGCCATATTCATGAGCCCGTTCAACAATTTTATCAACAAAATTGGGACCCTTCAGGCCGAAAAGCCAGGATGTTCTTATTAATAAAAAATCCTTTATACAGGTCAAAATTTGTTTTTCGCCTTCGAGTTTTGAACGCCCATAAGCATTGAGTGGATGGGTAAGGTCTTCTTCGACATAGGGATTTTTCTTTTTTCCATCAAATACATAATCGGTGCTGAAGTGAACAAGCTTTATTTTTCTTTCTTCACAAGCCCGAGCCAGAATACCGACCGCCTCCCCATTGATTCTTCGAGCTTGATCAAAATTTGTCTCACAAAGATCAACCTTGGTATAGGCAGCTGCATTGATCAAAATGGAAGGATGTTCTAACTCTAAAATCTTTATCACTTGATGAGAATCAGAAATATCTAGATCGTGATGATTGAGGGGAATCACCTGAAATTCATCTTTCAAAACCTCAACTAAATCCGAACCCAGCATGCCGCTGGCACCCGTGATCAATATTTTTTGTTTCATAACAGTTGTGGATCACAAACATAAAATTCAAAGTGAAAATTGTAAAGTTTAACTTGTAGAACCAAGTTTTTAATCAATGACTACCTATATTTTGCATTTTGCATTTTAAATTTTTCATTTATCTTAGCTCATACTGCTTCTTATAATACTCTTTGAATTCGCCTGTTTTAATTTTCTTCCACCAATCACCATGGTCCCGATACCAATCGATCGTACCATGCAAAGCCTCTAAAAACGAAGATTTCGGCTGCCAGCCAAGACTTTTTAATTTATCCGCATTTAAAGAATAACGCCGATCATGGCCCAGGCGATCCTTAATAAATTGAATGGAACTCTGTGGCTTCCCCAAATAACGAACCATCTCCTGAGCAATTTCAATATTCTCTCGCTCGTTCCCGCCCGCAATATTATAGACCTCCCCATCCTGGCCCTGCCGAATCACATGATCAATTCCGGAGCAGTGATCTTCCACATAAAGCCAATCTCGAATATTTTTGCCATCCCCATAAACAAGAATAGGTTTTCCTTCTAATAAATTGGAAACCCCCAAAGAAATAAATTTTTCCGGATATTGATAAGGGCCAAAATTATTGGAAGCTCGGGTAATGATCACAGGCAGCTCATAGGTGGCCCAGTACGAATAGGCGAGCCGATCCGCCCCTGCCTTACTCGCTGAATAGGGATTACGCGGCATTAAAGCATCTGTCTCCCTGAAGGAACCAGATTCAATACTGCCATAAACCTCATCGGTAGAAATCTGAATAAATTTTTTGACACCATATTTTCGGGCGGATTCCAAGAGGGTATACGCCCCAAAAACATCCGTTTGAATAAAATCAGTCGGGTTTGCAATCGATCGATCCACATGAGTCTCGGCAGCAAAATTGACAACAACATCAATTCCTTTTTTAAAAATAGCCTCTACACAAACTTGATCCGCAATATCCCCTTTAACAAACTGATAGCGAGAATCATCTTCAACATCTCTTAAGTTTTCAAGATTACCCGCATAGGTCAATTTATCAAAATTAATCACCTGTGTATCACTGTGATTTTTTAAAAGATAATGGACAAAATTAGAACCAATGAAACCTGCTCCACCGGTAATGAGATACGTTGACATATTTTTTGCCTCCTTGGCCATGGAAATCCAAAAATCAAACATCAAAAATCAAAATGACAAATCAAAACTCAAAATATCTCCCTTGCAATGGCATTAGAAATTTTGGATTTTAGGTTGTCATTTTGCATTTTGACTTTTGATTTTTAAATTAACTCTATGCTAAACCTTAACCAACCAAATTTTGTACAACGACCCTTTTTTCTACAACCAGTTGACTGGCTCGATAAAGGGATTCGAATGTCCCTGCATCTGTCCACCATCCACTCAAAAGATCATAGGTGATCGTCCCTTGTTGGATATAGGCATTGTTCACATCTGAAATTTCAAGCTCACCTCGCCCTGAAGGTTTTAAAGTTTTGGCAATTTCATAAACTGTTGGATCATACATGTAGACACCCGTGACAGCATATTGGCTTTGAGGTTTTTTAGGTTTCTCATCAATTCGAATAATTTTTTTCCCTTCAAAGGCAGGAACGCCAAAACGTTCAGGATCAGGGACTTCTTTTAATAAAATTTTTGCCCCCTTTTCCTGTTTTGCAAAAGCCTTAACATATTCTTTAATTGATTGCTCAATAATATTATCTCCCAAAATAACCACAATCTTTTGACTGTCTGCAAAATGCTCTGTCAAAGAAAGGGCCGCGGCAATGCCTCCTTCTCCTTCCTGATAGGTATAATTAAGATCCTTCAAGCCAAACTCTTTGCCATTCCCCAAAAGCTTTAGAAAATCGCCCGCATGGTTTCCACCTGTCACAATCATAATATCTTCAATTCCTGCTTCGACCAAAGTCTGAAGTGGGTAATAGATCATCGGTTTATCATAGATGGGGAGAAGGTGTTTATTGGTGATTTTAGTGAGAGGATAAAGCCGAGTCCCCAGACCCCCTGCCAGAATAATCCCTTTCATAAAAGCCTCCTAAAAAAATTAATACATTCTACCAAATGCTTTTTCCACTCACCACTCACCATTAACCATCCTCAATTGATCCTTTTCGGTAAATCAGAGAAAGCGGAAAACCAACGAGGCTATACCCCAGAGAAATTAATCGATAAAAAATTGAGAGAAAAACAGCCGTCGCTCCATAAAGAGGATTCACCATCATAAAAAAGGTGCGGTACGCCCCCTCCCCAATCCCCCAACCCGCAAAGGAAACAGGTAAAGCACTGACACACCCAATCATGGGAATCAGAATGAAAAATTGCTTTAAGGGAATCTCCGTTATTCCGAGTCCCCTGGCCAAAACAAAATTGGCAATGACAAGCAAGCTCTGCACAAACAAAGATAAAATGAAAACTAAAACGGCTGCTTTTATATTATGGCGAATAGCCGTAAAAGCATCGTAAAATTTTTGGATTTTTTCCATCCAAGTCCATTTTTTAAAAAAATCTCTTAAACTGGAAAATTTTCTTAAAAAACCTAAATTCAA
It contains:
- the rfbD gene encoding dTDP-4-dehydrorhamnose reductase: MKQKILITGASGMLGSDLVEVLKDEFQVIPLNHHDLDISDSHQVIKILELEHPSILINAAAYTKVDLCETNFDQARRINGEAVGILARACEERKIKLVHFSTDYVFDGKKKNPYVEEDLTHPLNAYGRSKLEGEKQILTCIKDFLLIRTSWLFGLKGPNFVDKIVERAHEYGLDSQKELKVVTDQIGSPTYSLDLAKALCFLIKGGIRGVFHITNSGVCSWYEFAVQILKRAGLGNVPVKPVQSEEFPSPTQRPSYSVLSNAKLEGEGYFMRLWQVGLEAYLSQESK
- a CDS encoding NTP transferase domain-containing protein, with protein sequence MKGIILAGGLGTRLYPLTKITNKHLLPIYDKPMIYYPLQTLVEAGIEDIMIVTGGNHAGDFLKLLGNGKEFGLKDLNYTYQEGEGGIAAALSLTEHFADSQKIVVILGDNIIEQSIKEYVKAFAKQEKGAKILLKEVPDPERFGVPAFEGKKIIRIDEKPKKPQSQYAVTGVYMYDPTVYEIAKTLKPSGRGELEISDVNNAYIQQGTITYDLLSGWWTDAGTFESLYRASQLVVEKRVVVQNLVG
- the rfbB gene encoding dTDP-glucose 4,6-dehydratase, with amino-acid sequence MSTYLITGGAGFIGSNFVHYLLKNHSDTQVINFDKLTYAGNLENLRDVEDDSRYQFVKGDIADQVCVEAIFKKGIDVVVNFAAETHVDRSIANPTDFIQTDVFGAYTLLESARKYGVKKFIQISTDEVYGSIESGSFRETDALMPRNPYSASKAGADRLAYSYWATYELPVIITRASNNFGPYQYPEKFISLGVSNLLEGKPILVYGDGKNIRDWLYVEDHCSGIDHVIRQGQDGEVYNIAGGNERENIEIAQEMVRYLGKPQSSIQFIKDRLGHDRRYSLNADKLKSLGWQPKSSFLEALHGTIDWYRDHGDWWKKIKTGEFKEYYKKQYELR